The following are encoded together in the Salvia hispanica cultivar TCC Black 2014 chromosome 6, UniMelb_Shisp_WGS_1.0, whole genome shotgun sequence genome:
- the LOC125195886 gene encoding 30S ribosomal protein S9, chloroplastic, translated as MAMATSISAITSSLSSLSFSSQISHTSLPPKSISLKFSAPKFPTFIVASSAAVAEPGVEKQDLEKLVKSRLPGGFAAQTIIGTGRRKSAIARVVLQEGTGKIIINYRDAQEYLQGNPLWLQYVKTPLVTLGYESSYDVFVKAHGGGLSGQAQAICLGVARALLKVSDSHRSPLKQEGLLTRDSRVVERKKPGLRKARKRPQFSKR; from the exons ATGGCAATGGCGACCTCTATCTCCGCTATCACCTCATCCTTATCTTCGCTATCCTTTTCCTCCCAAATATCGCACACTTCTCTTCCGCCAAAGTCTATCTCCTTGAAATTTTCCGCCCCCAAATTCCCCACCTTCATCGTTGCCTCCTCCGCTGCCGTCGCTGAACCCGGAGTGGAGAAGCAGGATTTGGAGAAGCTGGTGAAATCGAGGCTTCCTGGTGGATTCGCCGCTCAGACTATCATCGGCACCGGCCGCAGGAAGAGCGCTATTGCTAGGGTTGTTCTGCAGGAAGGCACCGGCAAAATCATCATCAATTATCGCGACGCTCAG GAATACCTTCAAGGCAATCCTTTGTGGCTGCAGTATGTCAAGACTCCTCTGGTGACATTAGGATATGAGAGTAGCTACGATGTCTTTGTAAAAGCACATGGTGGCGGCCTATCCGGGCAGGCCCAAGCCATATGTCTTGGCGTTGCTCGAGCCTTGCTCAAGGTCAGCGACAGCCATAGATCGCCTCTGAAGCAGGAAGGCCTCCTCACCCGGGACTCCAGAGTAGTTGAGAGGAAGAAGCCTGGGCTAAGGAAAGCTAGAAAGCGCCCACAGTTCTCAAAGCGTTAA
- the LOC125194738 gene encoding uncharacterized protein LOC125194738 → MDSDSDTTVQKQLDAAMPWVGLYIAAASALCILAMAVDAFNSFRRKKLWFPCKYASLNGASLTLLAVAMKLPMDINTVMTNSETDTSAKFTSLLFMFTALNIVMPSLGSMDDKDLLTSCVGLALLVVTITANIAIHTIEVQRFLSRAMIPSVAMLVSLAMLVCLALSVSAMKKSLKQKYEEKHREALEKEEELVEGFKMADQRRQMMKYWVMAESSCPQFVIARSCVCAASSMITSFFGIIYTVVHVLDGTSANAPGKTPYGVYTKRIVAVQSHGVGIAVILAMLRWLVALVFRCSSTNTWMIESYWIQTLNDCRNSSAGIQLEPNRWGKCLFNAKWCVLTFCIGVQRFIVLASKTLIFFSGFMLAPLVLCCSHINKFARRHHGTSSGCDDMDLSYLSSYVLLLDGEVELPTSLVRSMCREADGMIKIGREKKPSNLINLLSKSDSSNTSQITTLELAHDCWTLQVVTLTSIALALPKISQHQCKQLLSSVSEGLSLATTVEKTLGTNAELKSIRNAASSTWVELLVYSKWVQIDLRNGFLWCRNSKQVLQELSDKAEEIVMEWKNGSQDSNMGNPLNFPARVVAANSMYRICQTILLSYGEEESCEEMWERLCVMIADVLAACLTDLPHAITKMCHQSCIEKRDESVREAFMLLGKTEEVVGIVRRQRRVCINHDEDALTMSSMNVLAVTVDC, encoded by the coding sequence ATGGATTCTGATTCCGACACCACAGTGCAGAAGCAGCTCGATGCAGCGATGCCATGGGTGGGCTTATACATCGCCGCGGCTTCTGCACTGTGCATCCTTGCAATGGCAGTCGACGCTTTCAACAGCTTCCGGCGCAAGAAGCTATGGTTTCCCTGCAAATACGCCTCTCTCAATGGCGCTTCTTTGACTCTACTAGCCGTGGCAATGAAGCTGCCCATGGATATCAACACCGTCATGACCAACTCCGAGACAGATACATCTGCAAAGTTCACAAGCTTGCTCTTCATGTTCACAGCTCTCAACATTGTGATGCCTTCTTTGGGATCCATGGACGACAAAGATCTTCTCACAAGTTGCGTCGGCCTAGCCCTTCTCGTGGTCACCATCACGGCTAATATCGCCATTCATACCATAGAGGTACAACGTTTCCTATCACGAGCAATGATCCCTTCTGTTGCGATGTTAGTTTCTCTTGCGATGCTAGTTTGCCTGGCGCTTAGCGTGTCAGCGATGAAGAAGAGTCTGAAACAAAAGTACGAAGAGAAGCACAGAGAAGCTTtggagaaggaggaggaaCTGGTGGAGGGCTTCAAGATGGCTGATCAGAGAAGACAGATGATGAAATACTGGGTGATGGCAGAGAGCAGCTGCCCTCAGTTTGTGATAGCGCGTTCTTGTGTTTGCGCAGCTTCATCAATGATCACCTCATTTTTTGGCATCATATATACTGTGGTTCATGTTCTTGACGGGACAAGCGCGAATGCGCCGGGTAAGACGCCCTATGGAGTTTACACCAAAAGGATTGTAGCAGTTCAGTCCCATGGAGTGGGGATAGCAGTGATTCTGGCTATGTTGAGATGGTTAGTCGCCCTTGTGTTTCGTTGCTCATCAACAAACACTTGGATGATTGAAAGTTACTGGATTCAGACGCTCAACGACTGCAGAAACAGCTCCGCAGGCATACAACTTGAGCCAAACAGATGGGGCAAATGTCTTTTCAATGCAAAATGGTGTGTGCTAACTTTCTGCATTGGAGTTCAGAGGTTTATTGTTCTTGCAAGCAAAACCCTCATCTTCTTTTCTGGCTTCATGTTGGCTCCACTTGTGTTGTGCTGCTCTCACATCAACAAGTTTGCGAGAAGGCATCATGGTACATCATCGGGTTGTGACGACATGGATCTGAGCTACCTAAGCAGTTATGTTCTGTTACTAGATGGCGAGGTGGAGCTGCCGACAAGCTTGGTGAGAAGCATGTGCCGCGAGGCTGATGGCATGATTAAGATAGGTAGAGAGAAGAAGCCCTCCAACCTAATAAATCTTCTAAGCAAATCTGATAGCTCAAATACTAGCCAAATTACAACCTTAGAGTTAGCTCATGATTGTTGGACTCTACAAGTTGTCACTCTCACAAGCATTGCCCTTGCCCTTCCCAAAATCTCCCAGCATCAATGCAAGCAGTTGTTGAGCAGTGTGAGTGAAGGCCTTTCTCTTGCAACAACAGTCGAAAAAACTTTGGGCACAAATGCAGAACTTAAGAGCATTAGGAATGCTGCAAGTTCTACTTGGGTGGAACTGCTAGTTTACTCCAAGTGGGTACAGATCGATCTCAGAAATGGTTTTTTATGGTGTAGAAACAGCAAGCAAGTCTTGCAAGAGCTCTCCGATAAAGCTGAAGAGATCGTCATGGAGTGGAAGAATGGATCGCAAGATTCCAATATGGGAAATCCTCTAAACTTCCCAGCAAGAGTTGTGGCTGCAAACTCCATGTACAGAATTTGTCAGACCATATTATTGTCCTATGGTGAAGAGGAAAGCTGTGAGGAAATGTGGGAGAGATTATGTGTTATGATCGCAGATGTTTTGGCAGCGTGTCTCACCGATTTGCCACATGCTATAACCAAAATGTGTCACCAGAGTTGCATTGAAAAGAGAGACGAGAGTGTGCGCGAAGCATTTATGCTTTTGGGAAAGACAGAAGAAGTTGTTGGAATTGTTCGACGACAAAGACGGGTGTGTATCAATCATGACGAAGACGCTTTGACGATGTCAAGCATGAACGTGTTGGCTGTAACAGTGGATTGTTGA
- the LOC125194734 gene encoding uncharacterized protein LOC125194734, with protein MKRSLKLKYEEKHREALEKEEELVEGFNMADQRRQMMKYWVMAESSCPQFLIARSSVCAASSMITFFFVIMYTLVHVIHGIIKSVPGKTPYGVYTKRIIEIQFYGAGIAVILAMLRWFVTVSFRCSSTNTWMIESYWIQTLNDCRNSSTGIKIGPNKWGKGLLDAKWSVLTFCIGVQCFIVLASKTLIFFSSFMVAPFVFCFSQINKFARRHHDASSGGDDVDPNLNSYILLLDGEVDLLTSFVKSMCREADGMIQIGREKKPSNLINLLHKSVYSNSSQITSLVSHDCWTLQVVTLTSIAVALPNISQHQRKQLLRSVSEGLPLAKVVEKTLDTNAKLKSIRNAASSTWVELLVYSKWVQIDLTSGFLWCRNCEQVLQELSDKAEEIVMGWKSESLDSNMGNPLNFPARVVAANSMYRICQTILLSYGEVESCEDMWERLCVMIADVFSACLTNLPYAITKMCHQSCIEKREKTVRQAFLLLGKTEQVLANIQQHQRPCIDHEDEASTMSCVNDLAITVGC; from the coding sequence ATGAAGAGGAGTCTGAAACTGAAGTACGAAGAGAAGCACAGAGAAGCTTtggagaaggaggaggaaCTGGTGGAGGGCTTCAACATGGCTGATCAGAGAAGACAGATGATGAAATACTGGGTGATGGCAGAGAGCAGCTGCCCTCAATTTCTGATAGCGCGTTCTAGTGTTTGCGCAGCTTCATCTATGATCACCTTCTTTTTCGTGATCATGTATACTTTGGTACATGTAATTCATGGGATAATCAAGTCTGTGCCAGGGAAGACGCCCTATGGAGTTTACACCAAAAGGATTATAGAGATTCAGTTCTATGGGGCGGGGATAGCCGTGATTCTGGCTATGTTGAGATGGTTCGTCACCGTCAGCTTTCGTTGCTCATCAACTAACACGTGGATGATTGAAAGCTACTGGATTCAGACGCTCAACGACTGCAGAAACAGCTCCACAGGCATCAAAATTGGGCCAAACAAATGGGGCAAAGGTCTTCTTGATGCAAAATGGAGTGTCCTAACTTTCTGCATTGGAGTTCAGTGTTTTATTGTTCTTGCAAGCAAAACCCTCATCTTCTTTTCCAGCTTCATGGTGGCTCCATTTGTGTTTTGCTTCTCTCAGATCAACAAGTTTGCAAGAAGGCACCATGATGCTTCATCGGGTGGTGACGACGTGGATCCAAACCTAAACAGTTACATTCTGTTACTAGACGGCGAGGTGGACCTGCTGACAAGCTTCGTAAAAAGCATGTGCCGCGAGGCTGATGGCATGATTCAGATAGGTAGAGAAAAGAAGCCCTCCAACCTTATCAATCTTCTACACAAGTCTGTTTACTCCAATAGTAGCCAAATTACAAGCCTAGTTTCTCATGACTGTTGGACTCTACAAGTAGTCACTCTCACAAGCATTGCAGTCGCCCTTCCCAACATCTCCCAGCATCAACGCAAGCAGTTGTTGAGAAGTGTGAGCGAAGGCCTTCCTCTTGCAAAAGTAGTCGAAAAAACTTTGGATACAAATGCGAAACTTAAAAGCATTAGGAATGCTGCAAGTTCTACTTGGGTGGAACTGCTAGTTTACTCAAAGTGGGTACAGATCGATCTCACAAGTGGATTTTTGTGGTGCAGAAACTGTGAGCAAGTCTTGCAAGAGCTCTCTGATAAAGCCGAAGAGATCGTCATGGGGTGGAAGAGTGAATCGCTAGATTCCAATATGGGAAATCCTCTAAACTTCCCAGCAAGAGTTGTGGCTGCAAACTCCATGTACAGAATTTGTCAAACCATTTTGTTGTCCTATGGTGAAGTGGAAAGTTGTGAGGACATGTGGGAGAGATTGTGTGTTATGATCGCAGATGTTTTTTCTGCGTGTCTCACCAATTTGCCATATGCTATAACCAAAATGTGTCACCAGAGTTGCATTGAGAAGCGAGAGAAGACCGTGCGCCAAGCGTTTCTGCTTTTGGGAAAGACAGAACAAGTCCTTGCAAATATTCAACAGCATCAACGGCCATGTATAGATCATGAAGATGAAGCTTCAACAATGTCATGCGTGAATGATTTGGCTATAACTGTGGGCTGCTGA
- the LOC125194736 gene encoding uncharacterized protein LOC125194736, with protein sequence MDHDSDSKVQKQLDAAMPWVGLYIAAASTVCILAMVADAFNSFRRKKLWFPCKYTSLNAASLTLLAVAMKLPMDLNTVMVNTVTDAAAKFTSLLFMSTALNTLMPSLGSMNDKELLTNCVGLALLVVTITANVSIHAIEVQRFLSQTMIPSVVMLVSLAMLVCLALSVSAMKRSLKLKYEEKHREALEKEEELVEGFNMADQRRQMMKYWVMAESSCPQFVIARSSVCAASSMITFFFVILYTFVHVIHGIVKYVPGKSPYGVYTKRIIEIQFYGVGIAVILAMLRWFVTVRFRCSSTNTWMIESYWIQTLSECRNSSAGIKIGPNRWGKCLLDAKWCVLTLCIGVQSFIVLTSKSLIFFSRFMVAPFVFCFSHINKFARRHHGTSPGDDDMDLNYLSSYVLLLDGEVELPTRFVRSMCREADSMIQIGREKKPSNLINLLEKFDSSNTSQITTLVLAHDCWTLQVVTLTSIALALPNISQHQRKQLLSSVSEGLPLAKVVEKTLDTNAKPKSIRKSTSATWVELLVYFKWVEIDLRNGFLWCRNSKQVLQELSDKAEEIVMEWKSQSQDSNMGNPLNFPARAVAANSMYRICQTILLSYGEEESCEEMWERLCVMIADVFSACLTNLPHAITKMCHQSCIEKKDKTVREAFLLLGKTEEVLGIVRRRQKRLCIDHDNEGLTMSSMNDLVVSVDC encoded by the coding sequence ATGGATCATGATTCCGATAGCAAAGTGCAGAAGCAGCTAGATGCAGCGATGCCATGGGTTGGCTTATACATCGCCGCAGCTTCTACGGTGTGCATCCTTGCAATGGTGGCCGACGCTTTCAACAGCTTCCGGCGCAAGAAGCTATGGTTTCCCTGCAAATACACCTCTCTTAACGCTGCTTCTTTGACTCTATTAGCCGTGGCAATGAAGTTGCCCATGGATCTCAACACCGTCATGGTCAACACTGTCACAGACGCAGCTGCAAAGTTCACCAGCTTGCTCTTCATGTCAACAGCTCTTAACACTCTGATGCCTTCTCTGGGATCCATGAACGACAAAGAGCTGCTCACAAATTGCGTTGGCCTAGCCCTTCTCGTGGTCACCATCACGGCTAATGTTTCCATTCATGCCATTGAGGTGCAACGTTTCCTATCACAAACAATGATCCCTTCTGTTGTGATGTTAGTTTCTCTTGCGATGCTAGTTTGCCTGGCGCTTAGCGTGTCAGCGATGAAGAGGAGTCTGAAACTGAAGTACGAAGAGAAGCACAGAGAAGCTTtggagaaggaggaggaaCTGGTGGAGGGCTTCAACATGGCTGATCAGAGAAGACAGATGATGAAATACTGGGTGATGGCAGAGAGCAGCTGCCCTCAGTTTGTGATAGCGCGTTCTAGTGTTTGCGCAGCTTCATCTATGATCACCTTCTTTTTCGTGATCCTGTATACTTTTGTACATGTAATTCATGGGATAGTCAAGTATGTGCCAGGAAAGTCGCCCTATGGAGTTTACACCAAAAGGATTATAGAGATTCAGTTCTATGGGGTGGGGATAGCCGTGATTCTGGCTATGTTGAGATGGTTCGTCACCGTTAGGTTTCGTTGCTCATCAACCAACACGTGGATGATTGAAAGCTACTGGATTCAGACGCTCAGCGAGTGCAGAAACAGCTCTGCAGGCATCAAAATTGGGCCAAACAGATGGGGCAAATGTCTTCTTGATGCAAAATGGTGTGTGCTAACTCTCTGCATTGGAGTTCAGAGCTTTATTGTACTTACAAGCAAATCCCTCATCTTCTTTTCGAGATTCATGGTGGCTCCATTTGTGTTTTGCTTCTCTCACATCAACAAGTTTGCGAGACGCCATCATGGTACATCACCGGGTGATGATGACATGGATCTGAACTACCTAAGCAGTTATGTTCTGTTACTAGATGGCGAGGTGGAGCTTCCGACAAGGTTCGTGAGAAGCATGTGCCGAGAGGCTGACAGCATGATTCAGATAGGTAGAGAGAAGAAGCCTTCCAACCTCATAAATCTTCTTGAAAAATTTGATAGCTCAAATACTAGCCAAATTACAACCTTAGTTTTAGCTCATGATTGTTGGACTCTACAAGTTGTCACTCTCACAAGCATTGCCCTTGCCCTTCCCAACATCTCCCAGCATCAACGCAAGCAGTTGTTGAGCAGTGTGAGCGAAGGCCTTCCTCTTGCAAAAGTAGTCGAAAAAACTTTGGATACTAATGCTAAACCTAAAAGCATTAGGAAATCTACAAGTGCTACTTGGGTGGAACTGCTAGTTTACTTCAAGTGGGTTGAGATCGATCTAAGAAATGGATTTCTATGGTGCAGAAACAGTAAGCAAGTCTTGCAAGAGCTCTCCGATAAAGCTGAAGAGATCGTCATGGAGTGGAAGAGTCAATCACAAGATTCCAATATGGGAAATCCTCTAAACTTCCCAGCAAGAGCTGTGGCTGCAAACTCCATGTACAGAATTTGTCAAACCATTTTGTTGTCCTATGGTGAAGAGGAAAGCTGTGAGGAAATGTGGGAGAGATTATGCGTTATGATCGCAGATGTTTTTTCTGCGTGTCTCACCAATTTGCCACATGCTATAACCAAAATGTGTCACCAGAGTTGCATTGAAAAGAAAGACAAGACCGTACGCGAAGCATTTCTGCTTTTGGGAAAGACGGAAGAAGTTCTCGGAATTGTTCGACGACGACAGAAACGGTTATGTATAGATCATGACAATGAAGGCTTGACGATGTCAAGTATGAATGACTTGGTTGTAAGTGTAGATTGTTGA
- the LOC125194735 gene encoding uncharacterized protein LOC125194735, whose protein sequence is MDHDSDSKVQQQLDAAMPWVGLYIAAASAVYILAMAADAFNGFRRKKLWFPCKYTALNAASLTVLAVVMKLPMDLNTVMINSETDSIAKFTSLPLMSAALNNLMPSLGSMNDKELLANAVGLSILVITITVNMAIQVIELQRSTVHVMVLCAAMLVSLAMLVSLAVSVSEMKRRLKRLYQERHGELVLQGFEMEDQRREMMKYWVMAESSCPQFVVARSCVCVASSVITSFFYIIDTLVHVLDGTSTNEPGKSPYGVYTKRILDIQSIGLGMAAILATLRWFTVVFSCSYSDTWMVESYWIQTLNDCRNSSACIKIWPNRWGKCLLDAKWCVLTLCIGVQSFIVFASKALIFFSGFMVAPFVLCCSHIDKFVRRHHDTSSGGGDMDLNYLSSYVLLLDGEVELPTSLVRSMCREAEGMVQIGREKKPSNLINLLHKSDSSNTSQITTSVLAHDCWTLQVVTLTSIALALPNISQHQRKQLLSSVSEGLSLAKIVEKAFDTNAKHKSIRNAASATWVELLVYSRWAKIDITSGFQRCRKWEQVLQELSHKAEEILMELKSEEVQDYNMGNTLNCQARAVAANSMYRICETILMSSGKEERCEEMWERLYVMIADVFSECLTNFPHAITKMCHQSCIEKRDKTVREAFLLLGKTEEVVGIVRRQKRPCVDLNCPHNKCEVKRDQLKCLASDH, encoded by the coding sequence ATGGATCATGATTCCGACAGCAAAGTGCAGCAGCAGCTAGATGCAGCGATGCCATGGGTGGGCTTATACATCGCCGCAGCTTCTGCAGTGTACATCCTTGCAATGGCGGCCGACGCTTTCAACGGCTTCCGGCGCAAGAAGCTGTGGTTCCCCTGCAAATACACGGCCCTCAACGCCGCTTCTCTGACTGTATTAGCCGTGGTGATGAAGCTGCCCATGGATCTCAACACAGTCATGATCAACTCCGAGACAGATTCAATTGCAAAGTTCACCAGCTTGCCCTTGATGTCAGCAGCTCTCAATAATCTCATGCCTTCTTTGGGCTCCATGAATGACAAGGAGCTTCTGGCGAATGCGGTTGGCCTATCTATTCTCGTGATCACCATCACGGTTAATATGGCCATTCAAGTCATCGAGCTGCAACGTTCCACAGTACATGTAATGGTCCTTTGTGCAGCGATGTTAGTTTCTCTTGCGATGCTAGTCTCCCTGGCGGTTAGCGTGTCGGAGATGAAGAGGAGGCTGAAACGGCTTTATCAAGAGAGGCATGGGGAGTTGGTGCTGCAGGGTTTCGAGATGGAGGATCAGAGAAGAGAGATGATGAAATATTGGGTGATGGCAGAGAGCAGCTGCCCTCAGTTTGTGGTAGCACGTTCTTGTGTTTGCGTGGCTTCATCTGTGATCACCTCGTTCTTTTACATCATTGATACTTTGGTTCATGTTCTTGATGGGACTAGCACGAATGAGCCGGGTAAGTCGCCCTATGGAGTTTACACCAAGAGGATTCTAGATATTCAGTCCATCGGCCTGGGGATGGCTGCAATTCTGGCTACGTTGAGATGGTTCACTGTTGTGTTTAGCTGCTCATACTCCGACACTTGGATGGTTGAAAGCTACTGGATTCAGACGCTTAACGACTGCAGAAACAGCTCCGCGTGCATCAAAATTTGGCCAAACAGATGGGGCAAATGTCTTCTTGATGCAAAATGGTGTGTGCTAACTCTCTGCATTGGAGTTCAGAGCTTTATTGTATTTGCAAGCAAAGCCCTCATCTTCTTTTCTGGCTTCATGGTGGCTCCATTTGTACTGTGCTGCTCTCACATCGACAAGTTTGTGAGAAGGCATCATGATACATCATCGGGTGGTGGTGACATGGATCTGAACTACCTAAGCAGTTATGTTCTGTTACTAGATGGCGAGGTGGAGCTGCCGACAAGCTTGGTGAGAAGCATGTGCCGCGAGGCTGAAGGCATGGTTCAGATAGGTAGAGAGAAGAAGCCCTCCAACCTTATAAATCTTCTACACAAATCTGATAGCTCTAACACTAGCCAAATTACCACCTCTGTTTTAGCTCATGATTGTTGGACTCTACAAGTAGTCACTCTCACAAGCATTGCACTCGCCCTTCCCAACATCTCCCAGCATCAACGCAAGCAGTTGTTGAGCAGTGTGAGCGAAGGCCTTTCTCTTGCAAAGATAGTTGAAAAAGCATTCGACACAAATGCAAAACATAAGAGCATTAGGAATGCTGCAAGTGCTACATGGGTGGAGCTGCTAGTTTACTCGAGGTGGGCAAAGATCGATATCACAAGTGGATTTCAGCGGTGCCGAAAGTGGGAGCAAGTGTTGCAAGAGCTCTCCCATAAAGCCGAAGAGATTTTGATGGAGTTGAAGAGTGAAGAAGTGCAAGATTACAACATGGGAAACACTCTAAATTGCCAAGCAAGAGCTGTGGCTGCAAACTCAATGTACAGAATTTGTGAAACCATTTTGATGTCATCTGGTAAAGAGGAAAGGTGTGAGGAAATGTGGGAGAGATTATATGTTATGATTGCAGATGTTTTTTCGGAGTGTCTCACCAATTTCCCACATGCTATAACCAAAATGTGTCACCAGAGTTGCATTGAGAAGCGAGACAAGACAGTGCGGGAAGCGTTTCTGCTTTTGGGAAAGACGGAAGAAGTTGTTGGAATTGTTCGACGACAGAAACGGCCATGTGTAGATCTGAATTGTCCACATAATAAATGTGAGGTAAAAAGAGATCAACTTAAATGCCTAGCGAGTGATCACTAG